One window of the Zea mays cultivar B73 chromosome 3, Zm-B73-REFERENCE-NAM-5.0, whole genome shotgun sequence genome contains the following:
- the LOC103649531 gene encoding zinc finger protein NUTCRACKER, whose protein sequence is MASEEAAVVASIISNDPCLFAPPLTNHLQQQPQLPDLPPPAKKKRNLPGTPDPAAEVIALSPRTLLATNRFVCEICGKGFQRDQNLQLHRRGHNLPWKLRQRSAGKEPRKRVYVCPEKTCVHHNPSRALGDLTGIKKHFCRKHGEKKWKCDKCNKRYAVQSDWKAHAKTCGTREYRCDCGTLFSRRDSFITHRAFCDALAEETAYAPLGPHVGDLSLPSMVGHIGANGSIMLPGAPPQLYADLFAPAPPQLGWLCGNNGKLASSNASELTSAAASGKQETDSVLSMFSRQQHANPAVAGAGDMMSATALLQKAAQMGADSGRQQSSDDGAGGLLSSASSLRGPGPGTNTLMSLPYDVLSAVRHAGLVKNAAVDVGREETRDFLGVGMQALCSSSLNGWI, encoded by the exons ATGGCAAGTGAAGAAGCTGCGGTGGTGGCATCCATCATCTCCAACGACCCCTGCTTATTCGCTCCTCCTCTCACCAACCACCTGCAGCAGCAGCCGCAGCTGCCTGATCTCCCTCCTCCTGCCAAGAAGAAGCGAAACCTCCCGGGCACACCAG ACCCTGCCGCGGAGGTGATCGCGCTTTCGCCGCGGACGCTGCTGGCGACGAACCGGTTCGTGTGCGAGATCTGCGGCAAGGGGTTCCAGCGCGACCAGAACCTGCAGCTGCACCGGCGCGGCCACAACCTCCCCTGGAAGCTCCGGCAGCGCAGCGCGGGGAAGGAGCCCCGGAAGCGCGTCTACGTGTGCCCGGAGAAGACGTGCGTCCACCACAACCCGTCCCGCGCGCTGGGCGACCTCACGGGCATCAAGAAGCACTTCTGCCGCAAGCACGGCGAGAAGAAGTGGAAGTGCGACAAGTGCAACAAGCGCTACGCTGTGCAGTCCGACTGGAAGGCGCACGCCAAGACCTGCGGCACCAGGGAGTACCGATGCGACTGTGGCACGCTTTTCTCCAGGAGGGACAGCTTCATCACGCACCGCGCCTTCTGCGACGCCCTGGCCGAGGAGACGGCCTATGCGCCGCTCGGTCCGCATGTCGGCGACCTCTCGCTGCCGTCCATGGTGGGCCACATTGGCGCTAATGGTAGTATCATGCTGCCCGGTGCGCCCCCGCAGCTGTACGCAGATCTCTTCGCGCCCGCACCGCCGCAGCTCGGCTGGCTGTGCGGAAACAACGGCAAGCTCGCGTCGTCGAACGCCAGCGAGCTGACGAGCGCCGCTGCGTCGGGGAAGCAGGAGACTGACAGCGTACTGTCCATGTTCAGCAGGCAGCAGCACGCCAATCCcgcggtggcaggcgccggcgACATGATGTCCGCGACGGCGCTGCTCCAGAAGGCCGCGCAGATGGGTGCCGATAGTGGTCGTCAACAGTCGTCGGACGACGGTGCTGGAGGTCTGCTGTCTAGCGCATCAAGCCTCAGGGGTCCTGGTCCTGGAACAAATACGCTAATGAGCCTGCCGTACGACGTGCTCTCGGCCGTGCGCCATGCGGGCCTCGTCAAGAATGCCGCCGTCGACGTGGGGAGGGAGGAGACCAGGGATTTCTTGGGCGTTGGCATGCAAGCGCTGTGCTCGTCGTCGTTGAATGGATGGatttag